In Miscanthus floridulus cultivar M001 unplaced genomic scaffold, ASM1932011v1 os_2568_1_2, whole genome shotgun sequence, the sequence ctccacgcacccaagtcacacacgcagcactctccccatagtccagaaaaCATCAGTTTTTCTACCACGCATTAATGTaatgcaagcgtagtagaagtaataagcaacaaAATATAATGgcgagcgtgtgactagcctaacagcagggtgagcaagggtgaggttgcgtcaaggtaaaggccatcaagaaagtatactaccatgcaagtcctatcatagcatgattataACAAtatagtaaagcactagcatttctattttagccatgcgtaataggtgctacgagattgggtgggatgtggcaccttcagtgtagtcgtcttcgtactcctcacggtactcacggtcctcgtctgtcTATTTCTCCTCCGAGtttacaaacgatcgcattatagtcgcgttagcgacgtctataaaaTAGCACAAAGgaacaatgaaaattcaaaagagccaaatgcactcaagcatgggttcattgcatagagcttgattttagatgaattttggtcctagtttcgtatttttctgaggtcatatgaattagttatgaatttccgaagtttaaatcgtttctgaaaatgaaaaaaggctgaattaatcctgggctaacacgtgtcatgctgtggttggtccatgcGGCTTGCTGATgttagcatgatgtcagcatgacgttggcatcacggttctgagctgacaggtggggccgagctgacgtcagcatgacgtcatcagtgTCATAcacaccgacaggtgggtccggtcaaagtcaatggtcaacggtcaatagtCAGGgtaactgacatgtggggcctgggctgctgacgtcagcagctgatgtcaacatgacgtcagcatgacatcacccttGCTGCGggggctgctgacatgtgggtcccgtgtgacatcagcatgacgtcagcgcctgacgtgtgggtccaaagtgtccgtgttactgacatgtggggcctggtcaatggtcaacgttgaccagtcaacggtcaacacgttTGGGTCTCAAATGGGCTTCGGGTTGGGTCGGTCTGGGTTGGGCCAGGCTAGACACATGGCACGCTGTGACGCTGCCATGTCACGGCCGTGGGCTTTTACTGGGCCTCGTGTTTAGGCTGTAGGCGTGGGctcggctcacggtggacccaagttcacagtccatggaccacagactggtctacggtggaccgagtccattgtCTGTTCCTCTCGGCTCAGCTCATATGCACCGAGTTCACGCAGGGTGTCAGCGAGGGGGAAAATGTTTCCCCTGTCTTTCTCCCGCGGTGGCGCTCCTACCGGCGGCGAGCTtcgctggtgagcctccgtggcgaGGCTGGTGCCCAACTGGTGAGGGAAAGGCTACCCTAGGCCACGGCGATCATGATCCTAGGGCCCTAGTGGTGGCCGGGGTCTTCCAAGGCGCTGGCCACGGCGGCTGGCGGCTCGGCGGTGCCCGCCGGTGGCAAAGTCGCGCGCGCCGGCTCTCCCGTCACTAGGCTGGGCAGATGATGGCTCCGGTGGTTTCGTGGGTGCACAAcgaaggcgtccagggctcaagtgGGGCTTTGGACTCCTAGGTGGCGGCTAggggctccagcggccatggcgacacgGTGTCGATGGCGATGCGCACGCTGGTGCGCTACGGGCTCCGGTGGGGTGGTCATGGTGTGGTCTCGGGTGTGCACATGGGTGCATGTGTTCCTACGGACCGGAGACAAGGCACTGGCTTACACGCTCTCAGGGTGGAGCGCCATGGCAGACAAGGTAATGTCCGGCGGCGGCAAGGGGGGAACCGGGAGGCTCACCGTTGGTGGCATGGAAGAAGGATGGTGACGCAGTGGAGAGTTGCTGCCGTGCAGCTTCGGATGCTATGCAGTGCCGCGTCGCCTGTGTcagtgatgaagacgacggcgtcgtcttcggctccgGCGACCTCCTTCTCCCGCAGCGGCTCCGGTGctttcctcctctccttctttccccttctccctcctctctcttggttccGGTGCGGAGTGTATGGCCACCAAATGGCGGCGGGTGATGGATGATCGCTAGGGCTCTAGGGCTGGGGCTCTTAtagctgaagcttcgagctccatGGCGGACGGCTGAGGATTGCGCCGAGCGCATCGAGCGGCATCgcggggcgtgggtggttggcacGGAGTTGGCGTGGGTGCTGTGTCAAGGgggggggggcaaggccatggcccgggcgtgaccccctggctcACTCTGCCCTCGCTGTTGGCCTCCGGTCGGCTGATGGTTGGGTGCGGTGTGGGGAAGATGAGCAGGGgatggctgacgggtggggtccgcTGGCAGCGACTGCGGCGAAGGGAAGAGGGGCGCGCGGGTGAACAGCGCGCGGCTGATGCGTGGgcccaagtggcagcggcagtTGGCGGGGTTGGGCGCGCGGGTGGCTACGGTAGCCTGGGCCTGCTTGCTGGGCCTGCGTGCGTGcgctgggctggctgggccgagcagctggctgcgaggcccacttcttcttttcctttttctatttttctttttctttttctatttgtttgaattcaaattttgtttagaatttgaattcacaACTGAGGTAACTTATTTTAGGGacttttgtttaataataattttatggtttattaccttaatggaattgttaagcataacttaaagcaaatgaaaacccaaatcacaatttaagttaacattgtATGCAACATGTTATTTGTTGGaaatttaataatcataattaacaaatgatatgccatgcttatgtgttgacttaggttgggttacttctaatgcaactcttagggttggctcctacaatgtcactcatcatcacatgggagttttaagaaaaattttgtagttgtgatttttggtgtgtggatttctgggttgttacagtcctacccccttaacagaatctcgttcccgagattaaagtgtaacgtaCTCTTGAAATAGGTAAGGATATTGTAgctggaggtcagactctttctcccacgttgcttctctctcggtgtggttgctccattgaaTCTTGCACattggaatagttttgcttcgggtctctttggtatctctgtctagaattctgataggatgttctttatactcgagtgtatcttgaatgtcaagtgtagcAGTTGGAACCACTTCATCAGGCACCcttaaacacttgcgtagctgtgagacatgaaatacgggatgtacacccgccaattcctcaggtaactcaagtttgtaggcgagctttccaatcctcttgcaaatcttgtatgggccaacaaatctaggggcaagcttgcctttcacatggaatctgacagtcccacgtagcggagataccttgagatagacgaagtctcccacattgaactcaagttctcttctccttttgtcagcatagctcttgtatcgactttgagcaattctcaaattctcctttacttgagcaactccttcatctgcatcttgaatcttagcggagtcaaagaacgatctttctcctggttgggaccacatcaaaggtgtcttacacgatctgccatacagagcttcaaatggcgacatcttgatactggcttgatagctgttgttgtaagagaactctgcatagggtaggcatttctcctaatccgagccataattcagtacactagcgcgaaacatgtcttctaagatctgatttactcgttcagtctgtccatctgtttgtggatgataagcggtactgaagtcaagtttggttccaatggacctgtgtagggcttcccaaaatcgagacacaaactgagggccacgatcggatacaatactagagggagctctatgcaatctgagaatatgctcaatgtatagatctgctagtttctcggcattggtcttggtcttaactagtacaaagtgagcaatcttggtcaagcgatcaacaatcacccagatggaatcattgctttctgggaacggggcaatccaactatgaaatccatggctatgctctcccacttccactcggggacgtcaagaggctttagcaatcctgcaggcctttgatgttcagccttaacTCCATTACCgatgtcacatcatgccacatgtcctgcaatgtctgtcttcatgcctttccaccaaaagtgtttcatcaaatcttgatacatctttgaattccCAGGGTGTATAcaatacttagaatcatgggcttctgacagaatttcctctcgtagggctagatcagaaggtacacagattctgtctttgaaccagatggttccttgttcatcctcatggtggttggtcttgtagcctagtttcatcagaccacggagatactcaatctcttcacaatctttctgagcttgacggatgcgttctgtgagatcatactgtatgcggagctcgtTCAACAAGCCGTGCAgcagtatctcaagttggaaatcatcaatctcttcctggAGCTCAGggggtacggattcagtgatcaaagtgtgacagtaactcttacgGCTGAgggcatctacgactacattagcttttcctggatgatagtgaatttccaggtcatagtccttgatcaattctagccatcggcgttgcctcatattcagatcttcttgtgtgaaaaagtacttcaagctcttgtgatcggtgtaaatatcacacttgttgcctatcaagtagtgcctctagattttcaaggcatgcacaactgctgctaactcaagatcatgagtagggtaacggttctcgtgttctttcaactatcgagaagcataagctatcactcttccatcttgcatcagtacacatccAAGTCCTTagtgggatgcatcacaatagaccacgaagtctttgctgatatcaggcaatgctagcacaggagtcgtggtaagcttctgttttaaTTCTTGGAAGCTTTGCTCACacttgggcgtccattcaaactccttagtcttctttagaaggttagtcatcagacgggctatcttggagaagtttttgatgaatcggtggtaatatccagccaatcctaagaaacttctgacttctgtcacattacggggttgttcCCATTCTTTCACAACCTCAATCTTAGccgggtcaactgcaacaccttcagctgatagtacatggcctaggaaggcaacttcctgtaaccaaaactcacatttgctgaactttgcgtaaagctgatgttgggctagtttctcaagtacagttctcagatgatgttcgtgttcttcagcggtggatgaatggacaaggatgtcatcaatgaataccaccacgaacttatctagttcatccatgaaaaccttattcatcatgttcatgaagtatgtaggagcattcgtgagtccaaaggacaccacggtgaactcaaattgaccatacctagtcataaaagctatcttcgggatgtcattctctcgaatcttcatctgatgatagccatatctgagatcaatcttagagaaatacttggctcctcgaagctgatcaagcatatcatcaattcttggcagggggtacttgttcttgatggtgactgcattcaagttccggtaatcaatgcacattctcattgaaccatccttcttcttgaca encodes:
- the LOC136535146 gene encoding uncharacterized mitochondrial protein AtMg00860-like — encoded protein: MEAKAEEFRNIKMGKDRVTDYTTRFTNLLRYAPSYVVNSEKEKLYYYRKGLNPHIKLKFGGIESNTLRALEVAFLGHVLSAEGVAVDPAKIEVVKEWEQPRNVTEVRSFLGLAGYYHRFIKNFSKIARLMTNLLKKTKEFEWTPKCEQSFQELKQKLTTTPVLALPDISKDFVVYCDASH